From Candidatus Angelobacter sp., one genomic window encodes:
- a CDS encoding DMT family transporter, whose amino-acid sequence MNQALSILLPFLASLLYVAGALLVKRCSDFGVGLWRMAFLSNLISALIFQLLLPLGGAFHLQLLWQPALVGLLYLLGQLLNYLALQRGDVSVATPVLGVKIILVALFTTLILKQAVPAKLWEAAALSTVAIALLNRTGGVTHHHVGSTILFAGTSGVMFAMFDVLVQKWSPAWGAGRFLPVMVGFVAVFSVALIPFFQAPVSAIRRPAWPWLLGGCLFIGFQSLA is encoded by the coding sequence TTGAACCAGGCTCTCTCCATTCTGCTGCCGTTCCTGGCCTCGCTGCTTTACGTGGCCGGCGCTCTTCTCGTGAAGCGTTGCTCCGACTTCGGCGTGGGTTTGTGGCGCATGGCGTTCCTGTCCAATCTCATCTCGGCGCTTATCTTTCAACTGTTGCTGCCGCTCGGCGGCGCCTTCCATCTTCAACTGCTCTGGCAGCCAGCGCTGGTGGGATTGCTCTATCTGCTCGGACAGTTGCTCAATTACCTCGCGCTCCAACGCGGCGATGTATCGGTGGCCACGCCGGTGCTGGGCGTGAAAATCATCCTCGTGGCGCTGTTCACCACGTTGATTCTCAAGCAGGCGGTCCCGGCAAAACTGTGGGAGGCGGCCGCGCTGAGCACGGTCGCCATCGCGCTGCTCAATCGGACCGGCGGCGTGACACATCACCACGTCGGCAGCACGATCCTGTTCGCGGGCACTTCAGGGGTGATGTTCGCGATGTTTGATGTGCTGGTGCAAAAGTGGTCGCCCGCGTGGGGCGCGGGCCGTTTTCTGCCGGTGATGGTGGGCTTTGTGGCGGTGTTCAGCGTTGCGTTGATCCCGTTTTTTCAGGCCCCGGTGTCGGCCATCCGGCGCCCCGCATGGCCGTGGCTGCTGGGCGGTTGCCTGTTCATCGGGTTCCAATCGCTGGCCT